In a genomic window of Kribbella amoyensis:
- a CDS encoding ABC transporter ATP-binding protein: MSWNRRPVLALQNVDFVRNEKVLLADVSLTVRAGERWALLGPNGAGKSTLLRLCGAVNHPTRGTVDVLGRRMGRVDIRELRESIGHVDPRHPLRSPLTIEQVVLTGVTGSIELMPRWQPTAEEQARATDLIDLLGIGTHAMSPWTTLSQGERGRALIARALIADPGLLLLDEPSTGLDVAAREQLLETIDLVHTTRPELASVLVTHHLEELPSSTTHAALIRRGLLHAAGPVDDVLTTRLISECFDHPIEITRNGTRWTATAQTSDTRRAG; the protein is encoded by the coding sequence GTGTCCTGGAACCGCCGGCCCGTGCTCGCCCTGCAGAACGTCGACTTCGTCCGGAACGAGAAGGTACTGCTCGCCGACGTCTCGCTGACGGTCCGCGCGGGCGAACGCTGGGCCCTGCTCGGCCCGAACGGTGCAGGCAAGAGCACGTTGCTCCGGCTCTGCGGCGCGGTCAATCACCCGACCCGCGGCACCGTCGACGTACTCGGCCGCCGGATGGGCCGGGTCGACATCCGCGAGCTGCGCGAGTCGATCGGCCACGTGGATCCGCGGCACCCGCTGCGCTCGCCGCTGACCATCGAGCAGGTCGTGCTGACCGGTGTCACCGGCTCGATCGAACTGATGCCGCGCTGGCAGCCGACGGCCGAGGAGCAGGCTCGCGCGACCGACCTGATCGACCTGCTCGGCATCGGTACGCACGCGATGTCACCGTGGACGACCCTGTCCCAGGGTGAGCGAGGACGCGCGCTGATCGCCCGCGCCCTGATCGCGGATCCGGGCCTGCTGTTGCTCGACGAGCCGTCGACCGGGCTGGACGTCGCCGCGCGCGAGCAGCTGCTGGAGACCATCGACCTGGTCCACACGACCCGGCCGGAGCTGGCGTCGGTCCTGGTGACTCACCACCTCGAGGAACTGCCGTCCTCGACGACCCACGCGGCCCTGATTCGTCGCGGGCTGCTGCACGCCGCGGGACCGGTGGACGACGTACTCACCACCCGGCTGATCTCCGAGTGCTTCGACCACCCGATCGAGATCACCCGCAACGGCACCCGCTGGACGGCGACCGCGCAGACGTCGGACACCCGCCGCGCGGGCTGA
- a CDS encoding DUF1707 SHOCT-like domain-containing protein encodes MAQDENSQQDRPQDRPQDAPVAQPTGDELALRRRVSDLEREDVAEVLRAAAGEGRLSFTELEDRLETTYNAKTYGELVHITADLPGGPSAPSTPAQYSGEQHPAQYAQSDSTPVINTFLAETKRTGGWLAPQRQEVNAVLGDVTLDYTEAQLPYDEIFVEVKSILSEVKIRVPQNAIVHLDGNPILGSVTEQEAGFGGAVDPATGPVKVFHIRGTAILGEIKVKRGPRLSKRLRLT; translated from the coding sequence GTGGCTCAGGACGAGAACTCGCAGCAGGACAGGCCCCAGGACCGCCCGCAGGACGCGCCCGTGGCGCAGCCGACCGGGGACGAGCTGGCGTTGCGCCGCCGCGTCTCCGACCTGGAACGCGAGGACGTCGCCGAGGTCCTCCGGGCCGCGGCCGGCGAGGGGCGGCTGAGCTTCACCGAGCTGGAGGACCGGCTGGAGACGACGTACAACGCGAAGACGTACGGCGAGCTCGTTCACATCACCGCGGACCTCCCGGGCGGACCGAGTGCCCCGAGCACGCCGGCGCAGTACAGCGGCGAGCAGCACCCCGCGCAGTACGCGCAGAGCGACTCGACCCCGGTGATCAACACGTTCCTGGCCGAAACCAAGCGCACCGGCGGCTGGCTGGCCCCGCAGCGGCAGGAGGTCAACGCCGTCCTCGGTGACGTGACGCTGGACTACACCGAGGCGCAGCTGCCGTACGACGAGATCTTCGTGGAGGTGAAGTCGATCCTGTCGGAGGTGAAGATCCGGGTCCCGCAGAACGCGATCGTGCACCTCGACGGCAACCCGATCCTCGGCTCCGTCACCGAGCAGGAGGCCGGCTTCGGCGGCGCCGTCGACCCGGCCACCGGACCGGTGAAGGTCTTCCATATCCGCGGCACGGCGATCCTCGGCGAGATCAAGGTCAAGCGCGGCCCCCGCCTCAGCAAGCGGCTCCGGCTCACCTGA
- a CDS encoding fumarate hydratase, which produces MSADFSYSDLLPLGKDETEYRLLTTEGVSTFTAGDRTFLQVEPSVIQALTAEAMHDISHYLRPAHLAQLRRIIDDPEASGNDRFVALDLLKNANISAGGILPMCQDTGTAIVMGKKSEGVLTGAVDEEWISRGVYDAYTKLNLRYSQMAPLTMWDEKNTGSNLPAQIELYSTPASGDPAYKFLFMAKGGGSANKSFLFQETKAVLNPDGMMRFLDEKIRSLGTAACPPYHLAVVVGGTSAEYALKTAKYASAHYLDSMPTTGSPLGHGFRDLELEEKVFELTQQFGIGAQFGGKYFCHDVRVIRLPRHGASCPVAIAVSCSADRQALAKITPEGVFLEQLERDPARYLPDTTDEHLESEADVVRIDLNRPMSEIRAELSKLPVKTRLSLSGPLVVARDIAHAKIKERLDAGEEMPQYLRDHAVYYAGPAKTPEGYASGSFGPTTAGRMDAYVDQFQAAGGSFVMLAKGNRSAKVTQACKDHGGFYLGSIGGPAARLAQDCIKSVDVIEYAELGMEAVWKIEVEDFPAFVVVDDKGNDFFTDTAKPVPLSVRPRS; this is translated from the coding sequence GTGTCCGCCGACTTCAGCTACTCGGATCTGTTGCCGCTCGGGAAGGACGAGACCGAGTACCGGCTCCTCACCACCGAGGGGGTCAGCACCTTCACCGCCGGCGACCGGACCTTCCTGCAGGTCGAGCCGTCGGTGATCCAGGCGCTCACCGCCGAGGCGATGCACGACATCTCGCACTACCTGCGGCCGGCCCACCTGGCCCAGCTGCGGCGGATCATCGACGACCCGGAGGCGTCCGGCAACGACCGGTTCGTCGCCCTGGACCTGCTGAAGAACGCGAACATCTCGGCCGGCGGCATCCTGCCGATGTGCCAGGACACCGGCACCGCGATCGTGATGGGCAAGAAGTCCGAGGGCGTCCTCACCGGCGCCGTGGACGAGGAGTGGATCAGCCGCGGCGTGTACGACGCCTACACCAAGCTGAACCTGCGCTACTCGCAGATGGCGCCGCTGACCATGTGGGACGAGAAGAACACCGGCTCCAACCTGCCGGCCCAGATCGAGCTGTACTCGACCCCGGCGAGCGGCGACCCGGCGTACAAGTTCCTCTTCATGGCCAAGGGCGGCGGCTCGGCGAACAAGTCGTTCTTGTTCCAGGAGACCAAGGCGGTGCTCAACCCGGACGGGATGATGCGGTTCCTGGACGAGAAGATCCGCTCCCTCGGGACCGCCGCCTGCCCGCCGTACCACCTGGCGGTCGTCGTCGGCGGCACCTCGGCCGAGTACGCGCTGAAGACCGCGAAGTACGCGTCCGCGCACTACCTCGACTCGATGCCGACGACCGGATCGCCGCTCGGGCACGGATTCCGGGACCTGGAGCTGGAGGAGAAGGTCTTCGAGCTGACCCAGCAGTTCGGGATCGGCGCGCAGTTCGGCGGGAAGTACTTCTGCCACGACGTCCGGGTGATCCGGTTGCCGCGGCACGGCGCGTCCTGCCCGGTCGCGATCGCGGTGTCGTGTTCGGCCGACCGGCAGGCGCTGGCGAAGATCACCCCCGAGGGCGTCTTCCTGGAGCAGCTCGAGCGCGACCCGGCCCGGTACCTGCCGGACACCACCGACGAGCACCTCGAGTCCGAGGCTGACGTGGTCCGGATCGACCTGAACCGGCCGATGAGCGAGATCCGCGCCGAACTGTCCAAGCTCCCGGTGAAGACCCGGCTGTCGCTGTCCGGCCCGCTCGTCGTCGCCCGCGACATCGCGCACGCGAAGATCAAGGAGCGGCTGGACGCGGGCGAGGAGATGCCGCAGTACCTGCGCGACCACGCGGTGTACTACGCGGGCCCGGCGAAGACGCCCGAGGGGTACGCGTCGGGTTCGTTCGGGCCGACCACGGCGGGCCGGATGGACGCGTACGTGGACCAGTTCCAGGCGGCCGGCGGGTCCTTCGTGATGCTTGCCAAGGGCAATCGCTCGGCGAAGGTGACGCAGGCCTGCAAGGACCACGGCGGCTTCTACCTCGGCTCGATCGGCGGCCCCGCGGCCCGGCTGGCGCAGGACTGCATCAAGTCCGTCGACGTGATCGAGTACGCCGAGCTGGGGATGGAAGCGGTCTGGAAGATCGAGGTCGAGGACTTCCCCGCGTTCGTGGTCGTCGACGACAAGGGCAACGACTTCTTCACCGACACCGCCAAGCCGGTCCCGCTGAGCGTCCGCCCGCGCAGCTGA
- a CDS encoding ArsR/SmtB family transcription factor has protein sequence MLIIRFGADDLASTRFAISPLWDTVASRWCLQDPGANAVHLSWLKHAERVDRSPEFRPHRPLLEALIRPAAWLPDFLTPPPRSPLTAIESELDVLRATTPDTMRADLDSVTGHTPLVDFGRRLHAEPERGLPLLVTALSTWWRLAVEPFWPRMRTLLEADIAYRTRALADHGPGRMLAEIHPTLTWLEGRLRIDWHQHIERELTGAGLPLIPSVFLAGRPAFAVRNASPAAIYYGARAIGTLWERRPSPTGRPLARLVGDTRASLLAVLDAPQTTTHLAARLGAAPSSISAHLKVLYDAGLVSRHRQGKQVLYVCTELGRDLAGH, from the coding sequence GTGTTGATCATTCGGTTCGGCGCCGACGACCTGGCCAGTACGCGCTTTGCCATCTCCCCGTTGTGGGACACGGTGGCCAGCCGCTGGTGCCTGCAGGACCCGGGCGCGAACGCCGTCCACCTGTCCTGGCTGAAACACGCCGAACGGGTCGACCGGTCGCCCGAGTTCCGCCCGCATCGCCCGCTGCTGGAGGCACTGATCCGGCCGGCCGCGTGGCTGCCCGACTTCCTCACGCCACCACCGCGCTCACCGCTGACCGCGATCGAGTCCGAGCTGGACGTGCTCAGGGCGACGACTCCAGACACGATGCGCGCCGACCTGGACTCGGTCACGGGGCATACCCCGCTGGTCGATTTCGGCCGGCGGCTCCACGCCGAACCCGAGCGAGGGCTTCCACTGCTGGTGACCGCTCTCTCGACCTGGTGGCGGCTGGCCGTCGAACCCTTCTGGCCGCGGATGCGAACGCTGCTGGAAGCCGACATCGCCTACCGCACCCGCGCCCTCGCCGACCATGGACCCGGCCGCATGCTCGCCGAGATCCACCCGACCCTGACCTGGCTGGAGGGACGCCTGCGGATCGACTGGCACCAGCACATCGAGCGCGAGCTCACCGGTGCGGGCCTGCCTTTGATCCCCAGCGTCTTCCTGGCCGGGCGGCCCGCCTTCGCTGTCCGGAACGCCTCGCCAGCCGCTATCTATTACGGCGCCCGGGCGATCGGGACGCTCTGGGAACGCCGCCCGTCACCCACCGGCCGGCCGCTCGCGCGCCTGGTCGGCGACACCAGGGCCAGCCTGCTCGCCGTCCTCGACGCACCGCAGACCACGACCCACCTGGCTGCCCGCCTCGGCGCCGCACCCAGCAGCATCTCGGCCCACCTCAAGGTGCTGTACGACGCCGGTCTGGTCAGCCGCCACCGGCAGGGCAAGCAGGTCCTCTACGTGTGCACCGAGCTCGGCCGCGACCTGGCCGGTCACTGA
- a CDS encoding MFS transporter yields the protein MQSALYAVGSGFFLAGNAVFFTTIVGLSAAQVGLGLSIAGALGFFAAVPLGTIADRVGPLRAWILAALVEGCVYLTYPLARGFAAFVVIVTALALAESAGNSARGAYTLDAFGPAERVRVMAYNRSALNLGFTVGALLGGVALASGNRTVTLIVPVLAGLLMLLTALLVSRLPASRRERGGEQRSRYAVLRDRPFLLVSLLNGVLGSHQVLLMIVFPLWLVERTDAPRAVLAWLLALNTVLAVGLQVWAARGADTVRGSVRSSRVAAGAIAAACLVIPISSVTEAWVTITLLAAAYVALTFGELFQSAGYWGLVSELSPVDQRPQYQGAFRLGLQLQSIVGPAAFTLLAVTWSPLGWLPLAALIVLAAAALGPAAVAAVPPKASRVD from the coding sequence GTGCAGTCGGCCCTGTACGCCGTGGGATCGGGGTTCTTCCTGGCCGGCAACGCGGTCTTCTTCACCACGATCGTCGGGCTGTCGGCCGCCCAGGTCGGTCTCGGTCTGTCCATCGCCGGGGCGCTCGGCTTCTTCGCCGCGGTCCCGCTCGGCACGATCGCGGATCGCGTCGGCCCGTTGCGGGCGTGGATCCTGGCGGCGCTGGTCGAGGGATGCGTCTACCTCACGTACCCGCTGGCGCGCGGGTTCGCCGCGTTCGTCGTCATCGTCACGGCTCTGGCGCTCGCGGAGTCCGCCGGGAACTCGGCTCGCGGCGCCTACACCCTGGACGCCTTCGGTCCGGCCGAGCGGGTCCGGGTGATGGCGTACAACCGCTCGGCCCTGAACCTGGGCTTCACCGTCGGTGCCCTGCTCGGTGGAGTCGCCCTGGCCAGCGGCAACCGGACGGTGACTCTGATCGTTCCGGTACTCGCCGGCCTGCTCATGCTGCTCACCGCGCTGCTCGTCTCCCGGTTGCCCGCGTCCCGGCGCGAGCGGGGTGGCGAGCAGCGTTCGCGGTACGCCGTGCTCCGGGACCGGCCGTTCCTGCTGGTGTCGCTCCTGAACGGCGTGCTGGGGTCGCACCAGGTGCTGCTCATGATCGTCTTCCCGCTCTGGCTGGTCGAACGCACCGATGCGCCGCGCGCCGTCCTCGCCTGGTTGCTCGCGCTCAACACGGTGCTGGCCGTGGGCCTGCAGGTGTGGGCGGCCCGTGGCGCGGACACGGTGCGCGGGTCGGTACGCAGTTCCCGCGTGGCCGCCGGCGCCATCGCGGCCGCTTGTCTGGTGATACCGATCAGCTCCGTGACCGAGGCTTGGGTGACGATCACCTTGCTGGCCGCGGCGTACGTGGCGCTCACGTTCGGCGAGTTGTTCCAGTCCGCGGGGTATTGGGGTCTTGTCAGCGAACTGTCGCCGGTGGATCAACGGCCGCAGTACCAGGGCGCGTTCCGGCTCGGCCTTCAACTCCAGTCGATCGTCGGCCCGGCCGCGTTCACTCTGCTCGCCGTGACGTGGAGCCCGCTCGGCTGGCTCCCCCTGGCCGCCCTCATCGTCCTCGCCGCCGCCGCCCTCGGTCCTGCCGCGGTAGCAGCCGTTCCACCTAAGGCCAGCCGAGTCGACTGA
- a CDS encoding AAA family ATPase — protein sequence MTPRAVLLTGGDGVGKTTVGQAIARLLTSDHHITAVVDLDAIAQFGPPRPSSGGLRFHDRLRVRNLTAVWPTYREAGAEYLVVSGHVETPELHAAYVAALAGCDVQLVRLQIPEELIAERTKGTRGPHWDLQTALAQAKTHQPIQDFTVTNEGSPEETAAEILSRLGWP from the coding sequence ATGACACCTCGCGCCGTCCTTCTCACGGGCGGGGACGGGGTCGGCAAAACCACGGTGGGTCAAGCGATCGCCCGGCTCCTGACCTCCGATCACCACATCACCGCCGTCGTGGATCTCGACGCCATCGCGCAGTTCGGTCCGCCCCGGCCGTCGTCGGGTGGGCTGCGCTTCCACGACCGACTGCGCGTGCGGAATCTGACCGCCGTGTGGCCGACGTACCGCGAGGCCGGCGCGGAGTACCTGGTCGTCAGCGGCCATGTGGAGACGCCTGAGCTGCATGCGGCGTACGTGGCGGCGCTGGCGGGTTGCGACGTCCAGCTGGTGAGGCTGCAGATCCCGGAGGAGCTGATCGCGGAGCGGACCAAAGGCACCAGGGGACCGCACTGGGATCTGCAGACCGCGCTCGCGCAGGCGAAGACACATCAGCCGATCCAGGACTTCACCGTCACGAACGAGGGCTCCCCGGAGGAGACCGCGGCCGAGATCCTCAGTCGACTCGGCTGGCCTTAG
- a CDS encoding DUF402 domain-containing protein has translation MTDYWQPGTTIEWVYRGTGRHVDKPNVRPMTVVRDDADGLVAWLAPGTPLIKPVLVDGREMRNAGPVAMFTQDRALKLDIWRGTGILKVLPPGKPWSVWHFWADDGTFRGWYVNLEAPHVREAEAFRTSTVDHVLDLWIRSDRTIEWKDEDELEGAVTAGRFTEAEAEQIVADAHAAVRDIEAWVSPFADGWKDWMPPSHWRLPTAPTTHQPVFVAEELTG, from the coding sequence GTGACGGACTACTGGCAGCCCGGGACGACGATCGAGTGGGTGTACCGCGGGACCGGGCGGCACGTGGACAAGCCGAACGTCCGGCCGATGACCGTGGTGCGGGACGACGCCGACGGCCTGGTCGCGTGGCTCGCGCCCGGGACGCCGTTGATCAAGCCGGTGCTGGTGGACGGCCGGGAGATGCGGAACGCGGGTCCGGTCGCGATGTTCACCCAGGACCGGGCGCTCAAGCTCGACATCTGGCGGGGCACCGGGATCCTCAAGGTGCTGCCACCGGGGAAGCCGTGGTCGGTGTGGCACTTCTGGGCCGACGACGGCACGTTCCGCGGCTGGTACGTGAACCTCGAGGCGCCGCATGTCCGGGAGGCGGAGGCGTTCCGGACGAGTACGGTCGACCACGTCCTCGATCTGTGGATCCGCTCGGACCGGACGATCGAGTGGAAGGACGAGGACGAGCTGGAGGGCGCTGTCACGGCCGGCCGGTTCACCGAGGCGGAGGCCGAGCAGATCGTCGCGGACGCGCACGCGGCTGTGCGTGACATCGAGGCGTGGGTGTCGCCGTTCGCCGACGGGTGGAAGGACTGGATGCCGCCGTCGCACTGGCGGCTGCCGACCGCACCGACGACCCATCAACCGGTCTTCGTCGCCGAGGAGCTGACCGGATGA